A single window of Solenopsis invicta isolate M01_SB chromosome 3, UNIL_Sinv_3.0, whole genome shotgun sequence DNA harbors:
- the LOC105193020 gene encoding dedicator of cytokinesis protein 3 isoform X4, whose translation MRDFGHSVGEDTEIYFSLFDAKRQQYLSERFLVRISKEGFSNYVEKMHSNCTIFTDLGNSDLSRDLYMVAHVMRCGRMLYSDSSKNKTGTTTYRRPHGVAVLSLAEASQDHAEELEMTFKVYQGDEKEFHQLHEQIIRNNKCSPLPGQPNYGIVVSLRILHGELSQVRDENPLLFKNICLTKKLGFSDVIMPGDVRNDLYLKLERGEFERGGKSTGKNIEVTILVLDADGQPLEECLFGAAGTDGSSEYQSLVIYHHNSPSWAETVRLAIPIDKFYGSHVRFEFRHCSTREKNDKKLFAFAFVRLMEPGGATLQDGPHELYIYKCEERAKLDSLSYLSLPTSTREPCASGPPAFTRSPKETVFVHTLLCSTKLTQNVDLLSLLQWKAHPERISEALGRVLRLDGEELVKFLQDILDALFAMFHTEDGNSTAHSGLVFQVLVSIFSLLEDSKFEHFKPVMDAYISDHFAAALVYKGLLSSVQHCADWVTAAEKQEPIMKCFRSLEYIFKFIIQSRLLFARATAGQYEDSFKRDLYCVFAALNKMLSIPHEMVLLSQIALLLSIAEVFAQLVAVLPVLEVAKLTCSMLDSMPREPPLQLTQAKLVAIKNLTASSLFRKDDESRNMLLVTICRHLRIHLARREELRSCTDILGEILSFLHKRGRDTNKVNNCIHHDVETLCLSVLDVLIQTILIVINANGPVLGCLVGCLIGLLQLLDEYHYARLWEELTYAGDRKPLKDFLLRVFLVLRDLVRQEVFPPDWLVIRMQANNVILRSLQELAQPLAFRFLHGTFDSQLWSTYFNLAVAYLTQPSLQLEQFSEVKREKIVEKYGDMRVLMGFQILSMWSHLGERKLEFIPGMVGPFLEVTLVPESELRKATLHIFFDMMECEQRARGSFKSVESELIDKLDILISENKGDDEYRQLFNTMEHLSAVLLDRVQSEDPTWKDSGTAFITSVTRLLERLLDYRSVIQGDENRDKRMSCTVNLLNFYKNEFNRKEMYLRYIYKLHDLHLVAENYTEAGFTMKLYADQLGWGSNILPPDHVHPQQPEWQRKELLYHKIIHYLDRGKCWEKGIPLCKELAILYETRLYDYAKLSHVLKLQAKFLDNILTQLRPEPEYFRVGFYGLSFPLFVRNKLFIYRGLEYERIGAFTQRLQTEFPCAQILMKNSPPDESILSSEGQYIQICNVKPIPEEGSLACSGVEVPERVVAFYLVNDVRKFTFDRPLHRGPVDRENEFKSLWIERTMLTTEAKLPGILRWFEVIEKRSELLAPVQYACETMQSVERELRRLVAQYTAEPHRNINPFSMRLQGIIDANVMGGITKYQEAFLTPEFARQNPEMVQHVNRLKGLILDQMSVLESGLVLHGQIAPTGVQPLHKRLIERFTQLKQGLGPLARQRTIHQDSIVNSPLPPLPVNDKQRPATLETAGSRSSHADSDGFLEDEGFYTKVDGVPPPIPQREVRPRSVGYGTTPPRPTHQRSLSKPLSPKLPLRHSLPTPTDGVDQSGLRSSWSEPGPEPAPPLPPRGCMLDKRDSNSNAVPPAPPKRGLTHKRTNTEWSTDDDSEITEPRNEPNDLRDSGISTASLLDFQSHLTNLNNLGYEDFEPRSRCNDIMNISPPSVINALNASTGSFASGTFQGSHSLPNQEVSPPPIPPKAHQDTPSAPSTLERVSNRTPSHGHSENYSVPKMQTLSVASDTESTV comes from the exons ATGAGAGATTTCGGCCATTCGGTCGGCGAGGACACCGAGATCTACTTCTCTCTGTTCGATGCCAAGCGGCAGCAGTACCTGAGCGAGCGCTTCCTGGTGCGCATCAGCAAAGAGGGTTTCTCCAACTATGTGGAGAAGATGCACAGCAACTGCACCATCTTCACGGATCTGGGCAATTCCGACTTAAGTCGCGATCTTTATATGGTCGCTCACGTGATGCGCTGCGGCCGGATGTTATACTCTGATTCCAGCAAGAACAAGACTGGAACCACGACTTACAGGCGGCCCCATGGAGTGGCGGTTCTCTCCCTGGCGGAAGCCTCTCAAGATCACGCGGAGGAACTCGAGATGACCTTTAAA GTATATCAGGGAGATGAGAAGGAGTTTCACCAACTCCACGAACAAATTATACGTAACAACAAGTGTTCTCCTTTACCCGGACAGCCCAATTATGGGATAGTCGTGTCCCTCCGTATCCTGCACGGTGAACTCTCTCAGGTGCGAGATGAGAATCCATTACTGTTCAAAAATATCTGTCTCACGAAGAAGCTCGGCTTCTCGGATGTCATTATGCCTGGCGATGTGCGTAACGATCTGTATCTGAAGCTGGAACGGGGTGAATTCGAACGCGGCGGAAAGTCTACTGGGAAGAATATCGAG GTGACAATCCTGGTCCTAGACGCGGACGGCCAACCCTTGGAGGAGTGTCTGTTTGGAGCCGCAGGGACGGATGGTAGCTCCGAGTATCAGAGTTTGGTCATATACCATCACAACAGCCCGTCGTGGGCGGAAACTGTGAGATTGGCGATACCCATCGACAAGTTTTACGGGAGCCATGTGCGTTTCGAGTTTCGGCATTGCTCCA CACGTGAGAAGAACGACAAGAAACTTTTCGCTTTCGCATTTGTACGGCTGATGGAGCCCGGAGGTGCTACACTTCAGGATGGCCCGCACGAATTGTATATTTACAAATGCGAAGAGCGTGCGAAATTGGATTCTCTGAGTTACCTATCGTTGCCCACCAGCACGAGAGAGCCATGCGCCTCAG GTCCACCAGCTTTCACTAGATCGCCCAAAGAGACTGTATTCGTGCATACTCTGCTCTGCAGTACCAAGTTAACGCAGAATGTCGATTTACTCAGTTTGCTACAGTGGAAAGCACATCCTGAGCGAATATCCGAGGCTCTCGGCCGCGTTCTTCGACTGGACGGCGAAGAACTGGTCAAGTTCCTACAGGACATCCTCGATGCACTCTTTGCCATGTTTCATACCGAGGACGGTAACTCCACGGCGCATTCCGGCCTAGTGTTCCAAGTACTCGTGTCTATCTTTAGCTTGTTGGAAGACTCCAAGTTCGAACACTTTAAGCCAGTAATGGATGCTTACATTTCGGACCATTTCGCTGCGGCTTTGGTGTACAAAGGTCTTCTCAGCAGCGTGCAACACTGCGCCGATTGGGTCACCGCCGCGGAAAAGCAAGAGCCGATCATGAAAtgcttccgctctctcgaatatattttcaagtttatcaTCCAAAGCCGGCTGCTGTTTGCTCGTGCAACCGCCGGTCAATACGAGGATAGCTTCAAGCGCGACCTATATTGCGTATTTGCGGCTCTTAACAAGATGTTAAGTATTCCTCACGAAATGGTGTTGCTGTCACAAATAGCGCTATTGTTGTCGATCGCGGAGGTATTCGCGCAGCTAGTAGCAGTGCTACCGGTCCTCGAAGTTGCCAAACTCACTTGTTCAATGCTAGATTCGATGCCGCGGGAACCACCGCTGCAGCTCACGCAGGCCAAGCTAGTTGCCATTAAAAATCTCACCGCGTCTAGTCTGTTTCGCAAAGATGACGAAAGTCGGAACATGTTGCTCGTCACTATATGTCGGCATTTACGCATCCATCTAGCACGCAGGGAAGAATTACGATCCTGCACCGATATCCTGGGCGAGATACTCAGTTTCTTGCATAAACGAGGCAGAGACACGAACAAGGTCAACAATTGTATACATCACGATGTCGAGACGCTTTGCCTGTCGGTACTCGATGTGCTCATACAAACTATTCTGATTGTTATAAATGCCAACGGACCGGTCCTTGGCTGTCTCGTTGGCTGTCTCATCGGATTGCTTCAGTTACTCGACGAGTATCATTACGCGCGACTCTGGGAAGAATTGACATACGCCGGCGATCGGAAACCCCTTAAGGACTTTTTGCTACGGGTATTCCTGGTGCTGCGGGATCTCGTGCGTCAGGAAGTATTTCCACCGGACTGGCTGGTTATCAGAATGCAGGCCAATAACGTCATTCTAAGATCGTTGCAAGAACTCGCGCAGCCGCTCGCTTTCCGCTTCCTCCATGGCACCTTTGACTCGCAGCTATGGTCCACGTACTTCAATCTCGCGGTGGCTTATCTCACCCAACCGTCGCTCCAACTCGAACAATTTTCCGAAGTCAAGCGGGAGAAGATTGTAGAGAAGTACGGCGACATGAGGGTACTCATGGGCTTCCAGATACTGTCCATGTGGTCGCACCTAGGCGAGCGTAAGCTCGAGTTTATACCGGGTATGGTAGGACCTTTCCTTGAAGTCACTTTGGTGCCAGAGAGCGAACTCCGCAAGGCAACCCTGCATATCTTTTTCGATATGATGGAATGCGAGCAGAGAGCTCGCGGGAGCTTCAAGTCTGTAGAGTCCGAACTGATCGACAAGCTTGACATTCTTATCAGCGAAAATAAGGGCGACGATGAGTACAGACAATTGTTTAACACTAt GGAACATCTTAGCGCTGT ATTGCTGGACAGGGTGCAATCCGAAGATCCAACTTGGAAGGACAGCGGCACGGCCTTTATAACGTCCGTCACGCGTTTATTGGAAAGGCTTCTCGATTACAGAAGCGTTATTCAGGGTGACGAGAATCGCGACAAGCGCATGTCGTGCACCGTAAATTTATTG AACTTTTATAAGAATGAGTTCAATCGGAAGGAGATGTATCTGCGCTACATCTACAAGTTGCATGATCTACATCTGGTCGCCGAGAATTATACGGAAGCTGGCTTCACGATGAAACTCTACGCCGATCAACTAGGCTGGGGCTCGAACATCCTGCCACCTGATCACGTTCATCCTCAGCAACCGGAATGGCAGCGCAAGGAGCTGCTGTACCACAAGATAATTCATTATCTAGATCGTGGCAAATGCTGGGAAAAGGGTATACCCTTGTGCAAGGAGCTGGCGATCCTATACGAGACTAGACTGTACGACTACGCCAAGCTTAGTCACGTGCTGAAGCTACAAGCCAAGTTTCTGGATAACATCCTGACGCAACTGCGCCCGGAACCGGAGTACTTCCGCGTTGGATTTTACGGCCTCAGCTTCCCGCTTTTTGTCAGA AACAAGTTGTTTATTTATCGTGGTCTGGAGTACGAACGAATAGGCGCATTTACTCAACGGCTGCAAACCGAGTTTCCTTGTGCGCAAATTTTAATGAAGAATTCTCCGCCTGATGAAAGTATCCTTTCATCCGAGGGTCAAT ATATTCAAATTTGCAATGTGAAGCCGATTCCCGAGGAGGGCAGCCTGGCTTGTAGCGGCGTCGAAGTTCCAGAACGTGTAGTCGCTTTCTACTTGGTGAACGACGTTCGCAAGTTCACGTTCGATCGGCCGTTGCATCGTGGTCCAGTGGATCGCGAGAACGAGTTTAAATCATTGTGGATCGAGAGGACGATGTTGACAACGGAGGCTAAGCTGCCAGGGATCCTCAGATGGTTCGAAGTGATCGAGAAACGGTCGGAATTGTTGGCACCGGTACAGTACGCCTGCGAGACTATGCAGAGCGTAGAGAGAGAACTGAGACGACTGGTGGCGCAATATACTGCGGAGCCACACAGAAATATCAATCCATTCAGCATGCGGCTGCAGGGTATCATTGACGCTAACGTAATGGGCGGCATTACCAAATATCAGGAGGCTTTTCTTACGCCAGAATTTGCCCGACAGAATCCCGAGATGGTGCAGCATGTTAATCGATTGAAAGGATTGATTTTGGATCAGATGAGTGTACTAGAATCTGGCCTAGTATTGCATGGTCAGATCGCGCCGACCGGGGTTCAACCGTTGCACAAGAGATTGATCGAAAGGTTCACACAACTTAAGCAAGGTCTCGGCCCGTTGGCCAGACAGAGAACCATTCATCAAGACAGTATCGTAAA TTCGCCTCTACCACCCTTGCCGGTTAACGACAAGCAGCGTCCAGCCACTCTGGAAACCGCTGGTTCTAGATCGTCGCACGCCGACAGCGACGGTTTTCTGGAGGACGAAGGCTTCTACACAAAAGTTGACGGCGTACCGCCACCTATTCCGCAGCGAGAAGTGCGGCCGCGTTCCGTCGGCTATGGCACAACCCCGCCTAGACCCACGCATCAGAGATCTCTCAGTAAACCGCTGAGTCCAAAACTGCCATTGAGGCATTCCTTGCCTACTCCTACTGATGGCGTGGATCAAAGTGGCCTCAGAAGCTCGTGGAGCGAACCCGGACCCGAGCCTGCTCCGCCGCTACCACCCAGGGGTTGCA TGCTAGACAAAAGGGATTCGAACTCAAACGCAGTACCGCCGGCGCCGCCGAAACGCGGTTTAACACACAAACGCACGAATACAGAATGGAGCACTGATGACGATTCCGAAATCACGGAACCAAGAAACGAACCGAATGACTTGCGTGACAGCGGCATCTCTACGGCTAGTCTGCTGGACTTTCAATCACATCTGACAAACTTAAATAATTTAGGCTACGAGGACTTTGAGCCGCGCTCCCGATGCAACGACATCATGAACATCTCACCACCGTCTGTGATAAACGCGCTCAACGCCTCCACTGGTAGTTTCGCCAGCGGTACATTCCAGGGCTCGCATTCTCTCCCCAATCAAGAG gTAAGTCCTCCACCGATTCCTCCGAAGGCTCATCAGGATACTCCGTCAGCTCCTTCGACCCTGGAGAGAGTATCCAACAGGACGCCGAGCCACGGCCACTCGGAGAATTATTCCGTGCCGAAGATGCAAACGCTCTCCGTGGCGTCTGACACGGAGAGCACCGTGTAG
- the LOC105193020 gene encoding dedicator of cytokinesis protein 3 isoform X1 produces MFMKLVSCIQLARGHALWTTPGNRRNRTDSGGVRGSREMKSPGSAIVQCWYRGFSTKNRAVKGIFPSSYVHLKPCKIDNEGLFESVIPLEDPVVREVTLVLREWGSIWKRLYVEREEYKFNALRKVMRELLEWRRQLLAGTLTTDQTREMKLRIINKVDWGNRKLGLDLVPRQGAHMVEPDTMSVVELYHVHVQSAENSQGASARGTIRRKEHRKVLTHHLYFCMRDFGHSVGEDTEIYFSLFDAKRQQYLSERFLVRISKEGFSNYVEKMHSNCTIFTDLGNSDLSRDLYMVAHVMRCGRMLYSDSSKNKTGTTTYRRPHGVAVLSLAEASQDHAEELEMTFKVYQGDEKEFHQLHEQIIRNNKCSPLPGQPNYGIVVSLRILHGELSQVRDENPLLFKNICLTKKLGFSDVIMPGDVRNDLYLKLERGEFERGGKSTGKNIEVTILVLDADGQPLEECLFGAAGTDGSSEYQSLVIYHHNSPSWAETVRLAIPIDKFYGSHVRFEFRHCSTREKNDKKLFAFAFVRLMEPGGATLQDGPHELYIYKCEERAKLDSLSYLSLPTSTREPCASGPPAFTRSPKETVFVHTLLCSTKLTQNVDLLSLLQWKAHPERISEALGRVLRLDGEELVKFLQDILDALFAMFHTEDGNSTAHSGLVFQVLVSIFSLLEDSKFEHFKPVMDAYISDHFAAALVYKGLLSSVQHCADWVTAAEKQEPIMKCFRSLEYIFKFIIQSRLLFARATAGQYEDSFKRDLYCVFAALNKMLSIPHEMVLLSQIALLLSIAEVFAQLVAVLPVLEVAKLTCSMLDSMPREPPLQLTQAKLVAIKNLTASSLFRKDDESRNMLLVTICRHLRIHLARREELRSCTDILGEILSFLHKRGRDTNKVNNCIHHDVETLCLSVLDVLIQTILIVINANGPVLGCLVGCLIGLLQLLDEYHYARLWEELTYAGDRKPLKDFLLRVFLVLRDLVRQEVFPPDWLVIRMQANNVILRSLQELAQPLAFRFLHGTFDSQLWSTYFNLAVAYLTQPSLQLEQFSEVKREKIVEKYGDMRVLMGFQILSMWSHLGERKLEFIPGMVGPFLEVTLVPESELRKATLHIFFDMMECEQRARGSFKSVESELIDKLDILISENKGDDEYRQLFNTMEHLSAVLLDRVQSEDPTWKDSGTAFITSVTRLLERLLDYRSVIQGDENRDKRMSCTVNLLNFYKNEFNRKEMYLRYIYKLHDLHLVAENYTEAGFTMKLYADQLGWGSNILPPDHVHPQQPEWQRKELLYHKIIHYLDRGKCWEKGIPLCKELAILYETRLYDYAKLSHVLKLQAKFLDNILTQLRPEPEYFRVGFYGLSFPLFVRNKLFIYRGLEYERIGAFTQRLQTEFPCAQILMKNSPPDESILSSEGQYIQICNVKPIPEEGSLACSGVEVPERVVAFYLVNDVRKFTFDRPLHRGPVDRENEFKSLWIERTMLTTEAKLPGILRWFEVIEKRSELLAPVQYACETMQSVERELRRLVAQYTAEPHRNINPFSMRLQGIIDANVMGGITKYQEAFLTPEFARQNPEMVQHVNRLKGLILDQMSVLESGLVLHGQIAPTGVQPLHKRLIERFTQLKQGLGPLARQRTIHQDSIVNSPLPPLPVNDKQRPATLETAGSRSSHADSDGFLEDEGFYTKVDGVPPPIPQREVRPRSVGYGTTPPRPTHQRSLSKPLSPKLPLRHSLPTPTDGVDQSGLRSSWSEPGPEPAPPLPPRGCMLDKRDSNSNAVPPAPPKRGLTHKRTNTEWSTDDDSEITEPRNEPNDLRDSGISTASLLDFQSHLTNLNNLGYEDFEPRSRCNDIMNISPPSVINALNASTGSFASGTFQGSHSLPNQEVSPPPIPPKAHQDTPSAPSTLERVSNRTPSHGHSENYSVPKMQTLSVASDTESTV; encoded by the exons GAAACTTGGCTTGGATCTAGTGCCACGTCAAGGTGCTCATATGGTGGAGCCGGATACCATGTCCGTCGTAGAATTATATCACGTg CACGTGCAAAGCGCCGAGAACTCGCAGGGCGCGTCCGCTCGTGGTACTATACGCCGCAAGGAGCACAGAAAGGTTCTAACTCATCACCTGTACTTCTGTATGAGAGATTTCGGCCATTCGGTCGGCGAGGACACCGAGATCTACTTCTCTCTGTTCGATGCCAAGCGGCAGCAGTACCTGAGCGAGCGCTTCCTGGTGCGCATCAGCAAAGAGGGTTTCTCCAACTATGTGGAGAAGATGCACAGCAACTGCACCATCTTCACGGATCTGGGCAATTCCGACTTAAGTCGCGATCTTTATATGGTCGCTCACGTGATGCGCTGCGGCCGGATGTTATACTCTGATTCCAGCAAGAACAAGACTGGAACCACGACTTACAGGCGGCCCCATGGAGTGGCGGTTCTCTCCCTGGCGGAAGCCTCTCAAGATCACGCGGAGGAACTCGAGATGACCTTTAAA GTATATCAGGGAGATGAGAAGGAGTTTCACCAACTCCACGAACAAATTATACGTAACAACAAGTGTTCTCCTTTACCCGGACAGCCCAATTATGGGATAGTCGTGTCCCTCCGTATCCTGCACGGTGAACTCTCTCAGGTGCGAGATGAGAATCCATTACTGTTCAAAAATATCTGTCTCACGAAGAAGCTCGGCTTCTCGGATGTCATTATGCCTGGCGATGTGCGTAACGATCTGTATCTGAAGCTGGAACGGGGTGAATTCGAACGCGGCGGAAAGTCTACTGGGAAGAATATCGAG GTGACAATCCTGGTCCTAGACGCGGACGGCCAACCCTTGGAGGAGTGTCTGTTTGGAGCCGCAGGGACGGATGGTAGCTCCGAGTATCAGAGTTTGGTCATATACCATCACAACAGCCCGTCGTGGGCGGAAACTGTGAGATTGGCGATACCCATCGACAAGTTTTACGGGAGCCATGTGCGTTTCGAGTTTCGGCATTGCTCCA CACGTGAGAAGAACGACAAGAAACTTTTCGCTTTCGCATTTGTACGGCTGATGGAGCCCGGAGGTGCTACACTTCAGGATGGCCCGCACGAATTGTATATTTACAAATGCGAAGAGCGTGCGAAATTGGATTCTCTGAGTTACCTATCGTTGCCCACCAGCACGAGAGAGCCATGCGCCTCAG GTCCACCAGCTTTCACTAGATCGCCCAAAGAGACTGTATTCGTGCATACTCTGCTCTGCAGTACCAAGTTAACGCAGAATGTCGATTTACTCAGTTTGCTACAGTGGAAAGCACATCCTGAGCGAATATCCGAGGCTCTCGGCCGCGTTCTTCGACTGGACGGCGAAGAACTGGTCAAGTTCCTACAGGACATCCTCGATGCACTCTTTGCCATGTTTCATACCGAGGACGGTAACTCCACGGCGCATTCCGGCCTAGTGTTCCAAGTACTCGTGTCTATCTTTAGCTTGTTGGAAGACTCCAAGTTCGAACACTTTAAGCCAGTAATGGATGCTTACATTTCGGACCATTTCGCTGCGGCTTTGGTGTACAAAGGTCTTCTCAGCAGCGTGCAACACTGCGCCGATTGGGTCACCGCCGCGGAAAAGCAAGAGCCGATCATGAAAtgcttccgctctctcgaatatattttcaagtttatcaTCCAAAGCCGGCTGCTGTTTGCTCGTGCAACCGCCGGTCAATACGAGGATAGCTTCAAGCGCGACCTATATTGCGTATTTGCGGCTCTTAACAAGATGTTAAGTATTCCTCACGAAATGGTGTTGCTGTCACAAATAGCGCTATTGTTGTCGATCGCGGAGGTATTCGCGCAGCTAGTAGCAGTGCTACCGGTCCTCGAAGTTGCCAAACTCACTTGTTCAATGCTAGATTCGATGCCGCGGGAACCACCGCTGCAGCTCACGCAGGCCAAGCTAGTTGCCATTAAAAATCTCACCGCGTCTAGTCTGTTTCGCAAAGATGACGAAAGTCGGAACATGTTGCTCGTCACTATATGTCGGCATTTACGCATCCATCTAGCACGCAGGGAAGAATTACGATCCTGCACCGATATCCTGGGCGAGATACTCAGTTTCTTGCATAAACGAGGCAGAGACACGAACAAGGTCAACAATTGTATACATCACGATGTCGAGACGCTTTGCCTGTCGGTACTCGATGTGCTCATACAAACTATTCTGATTGTTATAAATGCCAACGGACCGGTCCTTGGCTGTCTCGTTGGCTGTCTCATCGGATTGCTTCAGTTACTCGACGAGTATCATTACGCGCGACTCTGGGAAGAATTGACATACGCCGGCGATCGGAAACCCCTTAAGGACTTTTTGCTACGGGTATTCCTGGTGCTGCGGGATCTCGTGCGTCAGGAAGTATTTCCACCGGACTGGCTGGTTATCAGAATGCAGGCCAATAACGTCATTCTAAGATCGTTGCAAGAACTCGCGCAGCCGCTCGCTTTCCGCTTCCTCCATGGCACCTTTGACTCGCAGCTATGGTCCACGTACTTCAATCTCGCGGTGGCTTATCTCACCCAACCGTCGCTCCAACTCGAACAATTTTCCGAAGTCAAGCGGGAGAAGATTGTAGAGAAGTACGGCGACATGAGGGTACTCATGGGCTTCCAGATACTGTCCATGTGGTCGCACCTAGGCGAGCGTAAGCTCGAGTTTATACCGGGTATGGTAGGACCTTTCCTTGAAGTCACTTTGGTGCCAGAGAGCGAACTCCGCAAGGCAACCCTGCATATCTTTTTCGATATGATGGAATGCGAGCAGAGAGCTCGCGGGAGCTTCAAGTCTGTAGAGTCCGAACTGATCGACAAGCTTGACATTCTTATCAGCGAAAATAAGGGCGACGATGAGTACAGACAATTGTTTAACACTAt GGAACATCTTAGCGCTGT ATTGCTGGACAGGGTGCAATCCGAAGATCCAACTTGGAAGGACAGCGGCACGGCCTTTATAACGTCCGTCACGCGTTTATTGGAAAGGCTTCTCGATTACAGAAGCGTTATTCAGGGTGACGAGAATCGCGACAAGCGCATGTCGTGCACCGTAAATTTATTG AACTTTTATAAGAATGAGTTCAATCGGAAGGAGATGTATCTGCGCTACATCTACAAGTTGCATGATCTACATCTGGTCGCCGAGAATTATACGGAAGCTGGCTTCACGATGAAACTCTACGCCGATCAACTAGGCTGGGGCTCGAACATCCTGCCACCTGATCACGTTCATCCTCAGCAACCGGAATGGCAGCGCAAGGAGCTGCTGTACCACAAGATAATTCATTATCTAGATCGTGGCAAATGCTGGGAAAAGGGTATACCCTTGTGCAAGGAGCTGGCGATCCTATACGAGACTAGACTGTACGACTACGCCAAGCTTAGTCACGTGCTGAAGCTACAAGCCAAGTTTCTGGATAACATCCTGACGCAACTGCGCCCGGAACCGGAGTACTTCCGCGTTGGATTTTACGGCCTCAGCTTCCCGCTTTTTGTCAGA AACAAGTTGTTTATTTATCGTGGTCTGGAGTACGAACGAATAGGCGCATTTACTCAACGGCTGCAAACCGAGTTTCCTTGTGCGCAAATTTTAATGAAGAATTCTCCGCCTGATGAAAGTATCCTTTCATCCGAGGGTCAAT ATATTCAAATTTGCAATGTGAAGCCGATTCCCGAGGAGGGCAGCCTGGCTTGTAGCGGCGTCGAAGTTCCAGAACGTGTAGTCGCTTTCTACTTGGTGAACGACGTTCGCAAGTTCACGTTCGATCGGCCGTTGCATCGTGGTCCAGTGGATCGCGAGAACGAGTTTAAATCATTGTGGATCGAGAGGACGATGTTGACAACGGAGGCTAAGCTGCCAGGGATCCTCAGATGGTTCGAAGTGATCGAGAAACGGTCGGAATTGTTGGCACCGGTACAGTACGCCTGCGAGACTATGCAGAGCGTAGAGAGAGAACTGAGACGACTGGTGGCGCAATATACTGCGGAGCCACACAGAAATATCAATCCATTCAGCATGCGGCTGCAGGGTATCATTGACGCTAACGTAATGGGCGGCATTACCAAATATCAGGAGGCTTTTCTTACGCCAGAATTTGCCCGACAGAATCCCGAGATGGTGCAGCATGTTAATCGATTGAAAGGATTGATTTTGGATCAGATGAGTGTACTAGAATCTGGCCTAGTATTGCATGGTCAGATCGCGCCGACCGGGGTTCAACCGTTGCACAAGAGATTGATCGAAAGGTTCACACAACTTAAGCAAGGTCTCGGCCCGTTGGCCAGACAGAGAACCATTCATCAAGACAGTATCGTAAA TTCGCCTCTACCACCCTTGCCGGTTAACGACAAGCAGCGTCCAGCCACTCTGGAAACCGCTGGTTCTAGATCGTCGCACGCCGACAGCGACGGTTTTCTGGAGGACGAAGGCTTCTACACAAAAGTTGACGGCGTACCGCCACCTATTCCGCAGCGAGAAGTGCGGCCGCGTTCCGTCGGCTATGGCACAACCCCGCCTAGACCCACGCATCAGAGATCTCTCAGTAAACCGCTGAGTCCAAAACTGCCATTGAGGCATTCCTTGCCTACTCCTACTGATGGCGTGGATCAAAGTGGCCTCAGAAGCTCGTGGAGCGAACCCGGACCCGAGCCTGCTCCGCCGCTACCACCCAGGGGTTGCA TGCTAGACAAAAGGGATTCGAACTCAAACGCAGTACCGCCGGCGCCGCCGAAACGCGGTTTAACACACAAACGCACGAATACAGAATGGAGCACTGATGACGATTCCGAAATCACGGAACCAAGAAACGAACCGAATGACTTGCGTGACAGCGGCATCTCTACGGCTAGTCTGCTGGACTTTCAATCACATCTGACAAACTTAAATAATTTAGGCTACGAGGACTTTGAGCCGCGCTCCCGATGCAACGACATCATGAACATCTCACCACCGTCTGTGATAAACGCGCTCAACGCCTCCACTGGTAGTTTCGCCAGCGGTACATTCCAGGGCTCGCATTCTCTCCCCAATCAAGAG gTAAGTCCTCCACCGATTCCTCCGAAGGCTCATCAGGATACTCCGTCAGCTCCTTCGACCCTGGAGAGAGTATCCAACAGGACGCCGAGCCACGGCCACTCGGAGAATTATTCCGTGCCGAAGATGCAAACGCTCTCCGTGGCGTCTGACACGGAGAGCACCGTGTAG